A portion of the Ignatzschineria indica genome contains these proteins:
- a CDS encoding phosphoethanolamine transferase, with protein sequence MSIGNIGGIKAEERSATKIDGVVRSHHRGIPLFMGIILIALLSTLTQNIVFWRGVSESFLFDSGWSYLFFISLFITLWLLSIILFTLLLWGKLRLPVVALLFFLSTLFNYYSYYYQIYMDRDMLINIIETNSGEVVNLITLKLFLWLLIGVGLPLLIVMKIPIRQTKIGFSLLQRLLLIVGSLLLLLGVATLFYKDYASYFRNNRPLLKLTMPFSYISSGLSYTRKLYADNLPYQQIGEDAYLNQDALGEKKRLFILVVGETARSKNFSLNGYEKETNPRLAQEQNLVSFKSVSSCGTATAISVPCMFSRLTRETFDKVRASKEDNLLDILQRVGYQVLWRENDNGCKGVCDRVPTQYVEEYLDQPKSITGFYYDQYLLTGLADYIAEKSAAAKIDPQNENLVIVLHMNGSHGPTYYQRYPEAFRQFTPSCDTNKIETCDQEALANVYDNTILYTDYVLAETIGLLKRFSGEYETAMLYISDHGESLGENRFYLHGAPYAIAPEEQKQVPMIFWADPDFYQNRKLSESCLLQMADEVALSQDNLFHSLLGLLSVESAVYDESMNLFKACQTL encoded by the coding sequence ATGAGTATCGGGAATATTGGTGGCATCAAGGCAGAAGAGCGATCAGCTACCAAAATAGATGGAGTTGTGCGAAGTCATCATCGTGGCATCCCTCTCTTTATGGGGATCATCTTGATCGCACTGCTCTCTACTTTAACGCAAAATATTGTCTTTTGGCGCGGTGTTAGTGAGAGCTTTCTCTTTGATTCTGGTTGGAGTTATCTCTTTTTCATCTCGCTTTTTATCACGCTGTGGTTGCTTTCGATTATTCTCTTTACTCTACTTTTATGGGGGAAGTTACGGCTACCCGTTGTCGCATTGCTCTTTTTTCTTTCGACACTCTTTAACTACTACTCCTACTACTATCAGATCTATATGGATCGAGATATGCTCATCAATATTATTGAGACCAATAGCGGCGAAGTGGTGAATTTAATCACATTGAAGCTCTTTCTTTGGCTCTTGATCGGTGTGGGTCTGCCGCTTTTGATCGTGATGAAGATCCCCATTCGTCAGACAAAAATAGGCTTTTCGCTACTACAGCGACTTCTCTTAATTGTGGGATCACTGCTTCTACTATTGGGCGTTGCGACACTCTTTTATAAAGATTATGCCTCCTATTTTCGCAATAACCGTCCGCTTTTGAAGCTTACAATGCCCTTTAGTTATATCTCGAGTGGACTCTCTTATACTCGTAAGCTTTATGCAGATAATCTCCCTTATCAGCAGATCGGAGAAGATGCTTATCTCAATCAAGATGCGCTCGGAGAGAAGAAGCGTCTCTTTATCCTGGTTGTTGGCGAGACTGCGCGGAGTAAAAACTTCTCTCTTAATGGTTATGAAAAGGAGACGAATCCACGCTTAGCTCAAGAGCAGAACTTAGTGAGTTTTAAATCGGTCTCCTCTTGTGGGACGGCGACGGCGATCTCTGTTCCTTGTATGTTCTCCCGTTTAACGCGAGAGACCTTCGATAAGGTACGCGCGAGTAAAGAGGATAATTTACTCGATATTTTACAACGTGTTGGCTATCAGGTTTTATGGCGGGAGAATGATAATGGTTGTAAAGGGGTATGTGATCGGGTGCCGACGCAATATGTAGAGGAGTATCTCGATCAGCCAAAGTCGATCACCGGTTTCTATTATGATCAATATCTCTTAACAGGCTTGGCGGATTATATTGCTGAAAAGAGTGCCGCGGCGAAGATTGATCCACAAAATGAGAATCTTGTGATAGTCCTTCATATGAATGGAAGTCATGGCCCTACCTATTATCAGCGCTATCCTGAAGCGTTTCGCCAATTCACTCCAAGTTGTGATACCAATAAGATCGAAACCTGTGATCAAGAGGCGTTAGCGAATGTTTATGATAATACGATTCTCTATACCGATTATGTTTTAGCAGAGACGATTGGGCTTCTAAAGCGTTTCTCCGGTGAGTATGAGACCGCAATGCTCTATATTTCAGATCATGGTGAGTCGTTGGGCGAGAATCGCTTCTATCTTCATGGCGCACCTTATGCGATTGCCCCTGAGGAGCAAAAGCAGGTGCCGATGATCTTTTGGGCAGATCCCGATTTTTATCAAAACCGAAAATTATCAGAGAGTTGTCTCTTGCAAATGGCTGATGAGGTGGCACTATCTCAAGACAACCTCTTCCATTCACTTCTGGGCTTGCTCTCGGTAGAGAGTGCGGTCTATGATGAATCGATGAACTTATTTAAGGCGTGTCAAACATTATGA
- a CDS encoding response regulator — translation MKLLIVEDDLLLRRGLERALIKEDYVVDSAETVKEAIAFLTVENSHYSAVLLDLGLPDGDGLTLLSYLRQTENSVPVLIITARDTVDDRVMGLDAGADDYLLKPFAIAELYARLRAIIRRHCGVANNQLEIADFALDLNQKEIHLKGKLLDLTVREYLILSRLLLKYGQVVAREFLQQDLYSWQDQLGSNTLEVYIHRLRQKIGKERIETVRGFGYQLIDEVDEIDQTQQHQNVNK, via the coding sequence ATGAAATTATTGATCGTGGAAGATGATCTTCTTTTAAGAAGAGGCCTAGAGCGAGCGCTTATTAAAGAGGATTATGTGGTCGACTCTGCGGAGACAGTGAAGGAAGCGATCGCTTTTTTAACGGTTGAGAATAGTCACTATAGTGCGGTTTTATTAGATCTTGGGCTTCCTGATGGTGATGGATTGACACTCCTCTCCTATCTTCGGCAGACGGAAAATAGTGTGCCGGTACTCATTATTACGGCGCGAGATACGGTGGATGATCGGGTGATGGGGCTAGATGCCGGCGCGGATGATTATCTATTAAAACCTTTTGCAATTGCCGAACTCTATGCGCGTTTACGAGCGATTATTCGGCGTCACTGTGGTGTTGCTAATAATCAGTTAGAGATCGCTGATTTTGCGCTTGACCTGAACCAGAAAGAGATTCATCTTAAGGGGAAATTGCTCGATCTTACCGTTCGTGAGTATCTGATTCTCTCCCGTCTTCTGCTCAAATATGGGCAGGTTGTTGCTCGAGAGTTTTTACAGCAAGATCTCTACTCTTGGCAAGATCAATTGGGATCGAATACCTTAGAGGTCTACATTCATCGATTACGGCAGAAGATCGGTAAAGAGAGGATAGAGACAGTTCGTGGTTTTGGTTATCAGTTGATCGATGAGGTCGATGAGATCGATCAGACTCAACAGCATCAAAATGTAAACAAGTAA
- a CDS encoding RrF2 family transcriptional regulator, which yields MKLSAKSRYALASLVKMALVHESQPVTTVLEIAEDLEISKIYLERIFSELRRGEVVGSIKGAQGGYYLMRAPKEITLYDILSSVEPALFTENDATVEETAHNIERALLEQVYRPMSEGLMKILTNIKLSDIALEAQEEEGNYMYYL from the coding sequence ATGAAGTTATCCGCAAAATCTCGTTATGCATTAGCATCGCTTGTGAAGATGGCATTAGTCCATGAGTCTCAGCCTGTCACTACAGTTTTAGAGATTGCCGAAGATTTAGAGATTTCTAAAATCTATTTAGAGAGAATCTTCTCAGAACTGCGTCGGGGAGAAGTTGTCGGTTCGATCAAAGGAGCTCAAGGAGGATATTATCTCATGCGAGCACCTAAAGAGATTACGCTCTATGACATTTTAAGTAGTGTTGAGCCGGCGCTCTTTACCGAGAATGATGCCACGGTGGAAGAGACCGCCCACAATATTGAGCGCGCTCTGCTTGAACAGGTCTATCGCCCTATGAGTGAAGGATTGATGAAGATTTTAACCAATATTAAGTTGTCCGACATTGCCTTAGAAGCACAAGAGGAAGAGGGCAACTATATGTATTATCTCTAA
- the cysK gene encoding cysteine synthase A codes for MTKIYESLTDLIGHTPLLALNRFSKSKGIKAPLIGKLEYLNPAGSVKDRIAYAMIDTAEKAGILKPGSVIIEPTSGNTGIGLASVAAAKGYRIILTMPETMSIERRNLLKAYGAELVLTEGVKGMKGAIAKADELAEEIEGGIILGQFINPANPQVHEETTGPEIWNDTDGQVDIVIAGIGTGGTITGLGRYLKKQNPAIQVIAVEPESSPVLSKGEAGPHKIQGIGAGFIPETLDTAIYDEVITISDSGAFELAKEVAATEGLLIGISASAAIKAAVEVANRPENEGKKIVVILPDSGEKYLSTPLFEKE; via the coding sequence ATGACAAAAATTTATGAAAGTTTAACCGATCTTATCGGCCATACCCCCCTTTTAGCACTCAATCGTTTTTCAAAATCGAAAGGCATTAAAGCGCCACTCATTGGAAAACTAGAGTATCTCAATCCTGCCGGAAGCGTTAAAGATCGTATCGCTTATGCTATGATCGACACCGCAGAAAAAGCGGGCATCTTGAAACCCGGATCAGTGATTATTGAACCCACCAGCGGAAATACCGGCATTGGACTCGCTTCTGTTGCCGCAGCTAAAGGGTATCGTATCATCTTAACAATGCCGGAAACAATGAGTATTGAGCGTCGCAATCTTCTAAAGGCTTACGGTGCTGAATTGGTGTTAACGGAAGGTGTTAAAGGAATGAAGGGCGCCATTGCCAAAGCAGATGAGCTTGCAGAAGAGATTGAGGGCGGTATCATCTTAGGGCAATTTATCAACCCAGCAAATCCACAAGTTCACGAAGAGACAACCGGCCCTGAAATTTGGAATGATACCGATGGCCAGGTCGATATTGTCATTGCCGGTATCGGCACGGGCGGAACAATCACCGGTCTTGGACGCTATCTTAAAAAGCAGAATCCCGCGATTCAAGTGATTGCCGTAGAACCAGAATCGTCTCCTGTTCTCTCTAAAGGGGAAGCAGGTCCTCATAAAATCCAAGGTATTGGTGCCGGCTTTATCCCTGAAACTCTCGATACCGCAATCTATGATGAGGTGATCACAATCTCCGATAGCGGTGCTTTTGAATTAGCAAAAGAGGTCGCCGCGACAGAAGGTCTGTTGATCGGAATTTCAGCAAGTGCCGCAATTAAAGCTGCGGTCGAAGTCGCAAATCGTCCAGAAAATGAGGGTAAAAAGATTGTAGTGATTCTCCCTGATAGTGGTGAAAAATATCTTTCAACACCGCTCTTTGAAAAGGAATAA
- a CDS encoding ATP-binding protein, translated as MGIQRRLLLALTGIILISGIIIIALIAYEISEQIDILTDQVLSDAEKVSAMRHEAKEILIALTLFIILILIGAFLSIRYVTQRLLIPFERLSEELALRSSLNLTPILLSSPSKEVEMMVLKVNQLLHNIGQRIEYEKAFTADVAHELRTPLAGMRLTLELMEALPERELLLNRIDDLLVTIERLLQFSRASYQLHFENVREFDLLQEVIEPLLMEYQPQFPHPLRVDIPVELKMRGDASLLYLLLKNLLDNIRFYAAEGEYSELVAKQEAGAIRLVIRDRGAGIPSAQMAELKARFHRADRSRRGFGLGLHIVEKIVLAHHGEIHFSARDDQLSGLQISILFPQ; from the coding sequence GTGGGCATTCAGCGACGTTTACTTTTAGCTTTAACCGGGATCATTCTGATATCAGGCATTATCATTATTGCCCTGATCGCTTATGAGATTAGTGAGCAGATCGATATCTTAACAGATCAAGTATTGAGTGATGCAGAGAAGGTGAGTGCGATGCGGCATGAAGCAAAAGAGATCCTTATCGCGCTGACGCTCTTTATTATTCTGATTTTGATCGGCGCTTTTTTGTCGATTCGCTATGTCACACAGCGTCTCTTAATTCCTTTTGAGCGGTTGAGTGAGGAGTTAGCACTTCGAAGCTCGCTCAATTTAACGCCGATCTTATTGTCGAGTCCCTCAAAAGAGGTGGAGATGATGGTCTTGAAGGTGAATCAATTGTTGCACAATATTGGGCAGCGGATTGAGTATGAGAAGGCCTTTACGGCAGATGTTGCTCATGAGTTGCGAACACCACTTGCCGGCATGCGTTTAACCTTAGAGTTGATGGAGGCTCTGCCGGAGCGAGAGTTACTGCTCAATCGAATCGATGATCTCTTAGTCACCATTGAACGATTACTCCAATTTTCGCGTGCAAGTTATCAGCTTCACTTTGAAAATGTTCGGGAGTTCGATCTACTGCAGGAGGTGATTGAGCCCTTACTAATGGAGTATCAGCCACAATTTCCCCATCCTTTACGGGTGGATATCCCCGTTGAGTTAAAGATGCGGGGGGATGCGAGTCTGCTCTATCTTCTCCTTAAAAATCTTCTCGATAATATCCGCTTTTATGCGGCAGAAGGGGAGTATAGCGAGCTTGTAGCAAAGCAGGAGGCAGGTGCCATTCGTTTGGTGATTCGTGATCGGGGTGCCGGCATTCCATCTGCGCAGATGGCTGAGTTAAAGGCGCGTTTTCATAGAGCGGATCGATCGCGTCGCGGATTTGGTTTAGGACTCCATATTGTAGAGAAGATCGTCTTAGCGCATCATGGAGAGATCCACTTTTCAGCGCGAGACGATCAGTTATCAGGTTTGCAGATCTCTATCCTTTTTCCACAATAA
- a CDS encoding glutathionylspermidine synthase family protein, with product MKRIPITERPHWQQQAEEYGFNFHTMYGERYWCEDFYYQFGLKEIELIESATEELHQMALQAVERVIKSEKLLERFQIPPQSWRFIRDSWEQNAPSLYGRFDFAYDGAGRLKLLEYNADTPTSLYESAFFQWLWLEEQIEAKNLPMIADQFNSIQEQLISRFSELRAYHQVELLHFSCCQDSDEDRGTVEYLEDCAQEAGLATQFLYIEEIGINNELEYTDLDDDPIKAIFKLYPWEFMLGEDFASYLDMNKTLWLEPGWKAILSNKALLPLLWEMFPNHQYLLPTYFADDPKAKTLTDYVKKPLFSREGANVEIITDGKVLESADGPYGIEGSIIQAYEPLPVFDGNHVVVGSWIVGDTACGLNIREDHSRITQDLSRFYPHAIIG from the coding sequence ATGAAACGCATCCCTATTACCGAACGCCCTCACTGGCAGCAACAAGCTGAAGAGTATGGCTTTAACTTCCATACCATGTATGGCGAACGCTACTGGTGTGAAGATTTCTACTATCAATTTGGCCTTAAAGAGATTGAACTGATTGAATCGGCCACTGAAGAGCTTCACCAGATGGCGCTTCAAGCAGTTGAGAGAGTGATTAAGAGCGAAAAACTGCTGGAAAGATTTCAGATTCCGCCTCAAAGTTGGCGCTTTATTCGAGATTCATGGGAGCAAAATGCCCCATCACTCTATGGCCGTTTTGACTTTGCCTACGATGGTGCCGGACGCCTTAAGCTCTTAGAATATAATGCAGATACACCAACCTCTCTCTATGAGAGCGCCTTCTTCCAATGGCTCTGGCTTGAAGAGCAGATTGAGGCGAAAAATCTGCCGATGATCGCCGATCAATTCAATAGTATTCAAGAGCAGCTAATCTCGCGATTTTCAGAGCTACGCGCCTATCATCAGGTCGAACTTCTTCACTTTAGCTGTTGCCAAGATTCAGATGAAGATCGAGGTACTGTGGAATATCTAGAAGATTGTGCTCAAGAAGCGGGTTTAGCGACTCAGTTTCTCTATATCGAAGAGATTGGTATCAATAACGAATTGGAGTATACCGACCTCGATGATGATCCGATCAAAGCGATCTTTAAGCTCTATCCTTGGGAGTTTATGTTAGGGGAAGATTTCGCGAGCTATCTCGATATGAATAAGACCTTATGGCTTGAGCCAGGCTGGAAAGCGATTCTCTCTAACAAAGCGCTTCTCCCCCTCTTATGGGAGATGTTTCCTAACCATCAATATCTTCTGCCTACCTATTTTGCCGATGATCCTAAAGCAAAAACACTCACTGATTATGTGAAGAAACCACTCTTCTCTCGAGAAGGGGCAAATGTTGAGATCATCACCGATGGTAAAGTCCTAGAGAGTGCGGATGGCCCTTACGGCATTGAAGGCTCCATTATTCAAGCCTATGAACCTCTACCTGTTTTTGATGGTAATCATGTTGTCGTAGGAAGTTGGATTGTTGGCGATACCGCTTGTGGGCTCAATATTCGTGAAGATCACTCTCGGATTACCCAAGATCTTTCGCGCTTCTATCCTCATGCGATTATTGGCTAA